Proteins from a genomic interval of Desulfobacterales bacterium:
- a CDS encoding 2-oxoacid:acceptor oxidoreductase subunit alpha, producing the protein MSTNIKFLQGNEACVEGALYAGLDFFAGYPITPSTEVAEQLSSRLPQKGGKFIQMEDEIASMGAIIGASLTGHKVMTATSGPGFSLMQEALGYAIMAEIPCVIVNVQRGGPSTGNPTHVSQGDVNQARWGTHGDHAIVTMTASNNQDVFAVTVDAFNIAETYRTPVILLFDEVVGHMRERLIMPEPGEIPLVERLRTSVKGGVDYHPYLPREDGRLPMSDFGGVHRYNVTGLFHDMWGFPSNNPQVVHGLLRHLVDKIENNVNQIARYKEFYLEDAECVLISYGSAARAARHVVESRRPRGERFGLLELQTLWPFPNNIVQEKCADAKFVVVVEMNMGQVLHSVKAVVDEPEKVFLANRIDGVFITDADIRNILRLIRGKGV; encoded by the coding sequence ACATCAAATTTCTTCAGGGAAACGAGGCCTGCGTCGAGGGCGCGCTGTATGCCGGTCTTGATTTTTTTGCCGGTTATCCCATTACGCCTTCCACTGAGGTGGCCGAGCAGCTCTCGAGCCGCTTGCCGCAGAAAGGCGGCAAATTTATCCAGATGGAAGACGAAATCGCATCCATGGGCGCCATCATCGGGGCGTCCCTGACCGGGCACAAGGTCATGACCGCCACCAGCGGCCCGGGTTTTTCCCTGATGCAGGAGGCGCTGGGGTATGCCATCATGGCGGAGATCCCCTGCGTCATCGTCAATGTCCAGCGGGGCGGGCCCTCCACCGGCAATCCGACCCATGTCAGCCAGGGGGATGTCAATCAGGCCCGCTGGGGAACGCACGGAGACCATGCGATTGTCACGATGACGGCTTCCAACAATCAGGACGTCTTTGCCGTCACCGTGGACGCCTTCAATATTGCCGAAACCTACCGGACTCCGGTGATCCTCCTTTTCGACGAAGTGGTGGGACACATGCGTGAGCGGCTCATCATGCCGGAACCGGGTGAAATCCCGCTGGTGGAAAGGCTGAGAACCTCGGTCAAGGGGGGTGTGGACTATCATCCCTATCTGCCGCGGGAGGACGGCCGGCTGCCGATGTCGGACTTCGGCGGGGTCCACCGTTATAATGTCACCGGTTTGTTTCATGACATGTGGGGGTTTCCGTCCAACAACCCCCAGGTGGTTCACGGGCTATTGCGCCATCTGGTGGACAAGATCGAGAACAACGTCAACCAGATCGCCCGCTACAAGGAATTTTATCTTGAGGATGCCGAATGTGTTCTCATCTCCTATGGCTCAGCAGCCCGGGCGGCCCGGCATGTGGTGGAAAGCCGCAGGCCCCGGGGCGAACGCTTCGGACTGCTGGAACTCCAGACGCTGTGGCCGTTTCCTAACAACATCGTGCAGGAGAAGTGTGCGGACGCAAAATTCGTGGTGGTGGTTGAAATGAACATGGGGCAGGTGCTTCATTCGGTTAAGGCGGTGGTCGATGAGCCTGAAAAAGTATTTCTGGCCAACCGCATCGACGGGGTCTTTATTACCGATGCGGACATCCGCAATATCCTGCGACTCATCCGGGGAAAAGGAGTGTAA
- a CDS encoding 2-oxoacid:ferredoxin oxidoreductase subunit beta — MAVKNYIRERFFPHLWCPGCGHGTVLNGLLRAVEKLGMSKSEIVMVSGIGCSSRISGYVDFHTLHTLHGRALAFATGVKLSRPELNLIVPMGDGDALAIGGNHFIHAARRNIDITAIVMNNRTYGMTGGQYSPLSGYGTSATTAPYTNIDHDFDIVQLAIAAGATFVARTTTYHVNQIADMIQRAILHEGFSVVEIMSQCPTYFGRKNRAGSAVDMMEQYKTDTTPIGSKAKKENPGLIERGVFVEKELPEYCNEYNRIIERAMKGR; from the coding sequence ATGGCGGTAAAGAATTACATCAGAGAACGGTTTTTTCCACACCTGTGGTGCCCGGGCTGCGGTCACGGGACCGTGCTCAACGGCCTGCTGCGCGCGGTGGAAAAACTCGGTATGAGCAAGAGCGAAATCGTGATGGTGTCCGGCATCGGCTGCTCTTCCCGAATTTCCGGTTATGTTGATTTTCACACCCTGCACACCCTGCATGGCCGGGCGCTGGCATTTGCCACCGGCGTTAAATTAAGCCGCCCGGAACTGAACCTGATCGTCCCCATGGGGGACGGAGATGCCCTGGCCATCGGTGGCAATCATTTTATTCATGCCGCCCGCCGCAATATCGATATTACCGCCATCGTGATGAATAACCGCACCTACGGCATGACCGGGGGGCAGTATTCGCCCCTGTCGGGCTACGGCACCAGCGCTACGACAGCACCCTATACCAATATCGACCACGACTTTGATATTGTCCAGCTGGCAATCGCCGCCGGTGCGACCTTTGTGGCCCGCACCACCACCTATCATGTGAACCAGATAGCGGATATGATCCAGCGGGCCATTTTGCATGAAGGCTTTTCAGTGGTTGAAATCATGTCCCAGTGCCCCACCTATTTCGGCCGGAAAAACAGGGCCGGCAGCGCCGTGGACATGATGGAACAATATAAAACCGATACCACGCCGATCGGATCGAAAGCCAAAAAGGAAAATCCCGGCCTGATCGAACGAGGGGTTTTTGTGGAGAAAGAACTGCCGGAATACTGTAACGAATACAACCGCATCATCGAACGGGCGATGAAAGGGCGTTAA